Below is a genomic region from Coleofasciculaceae cyanobacterium.
TGGCGAATCATAAACTCGCAAAAGCAATCAGTGATTGCGGATGGGGTGAATTTTTGCGCCAATTAGAATATAAAGCTAAATGGCATGACCGTAAAATTGGAGCAATTGATAGATGGTTTCCATCATCAAAACGCTGCAATCCATGCGGTCACGTTTTAGACAAGCTGCCTCTGAATATCAGAGAGTGGAATTGTCCTAGCTGTAAGAGCTTGAACTTAAGGGACTACAATAGTTCACTTAACATTTTAGCGGTCGGTCAGACCGTGTTTGCTTCAGGACTAAGCTCTGACGGGGATGGGTCAAAGACCGATCTAGTCAACTTGGGTTGAGTGAAGAATCCCACTGCGTTCACGCATGGGGAGTGTCAATAGTCTCTACTTATCAACGTTTATCTCCACATCTAGAAGAAATATCTCTAACTTCTGGACAAGTTGTACATCAATCTTGCGAAACCATTACGGAAGTATATTTTCCTCAAAGCGCGATCTTTTCTTCGATAATTGTCATGTCCGATGAATCTACTACCGAAATTTGTTCAGTGAGTAATGAAGGCATGGTAGGATTAGCCGCAATTTTAGGCAATAATTCTCTTACCACCAACTCGGTAGTGCAAATATCGGGTACGGCATTAAAACTCTCAGCAGATGTAATTAGAAAGGAGTTTCAAAAAGGTGAGGAATTGCAGTTGCAGCTGCTACTTTACACTCAAGCTTATTTAGCCCATATTTCTCAAATTGCTGCCTGTAGCTCGCTACACAATATTGAACAGAGACTGGCTAGACTACTACTATTAATTCATGACTGCCTACAGCAAGACACTTTACCACTTACCCAGAAATATATCTCTCTGATGCTAAAGGTGCGTCGCGCCAGCATTACCGACATCGCCATCTCTTTTCAGTCACAAAAAATTATTCAGTATAGTCGGGGCAAGATTATAATTTTAAACCGTTTTAAATTAGAAGCGATCGCTTGTGAATGTTACTCTAAGATTAAATGCGAGTACGAGCGGTTACCTAAAAGTAAGTTGATTAGTAAGATTAAGTATTAAGAAAAATAAATTTAAGTACATCAACGTACCGATGTACTAATTTCGGTTCTGTATAATTTTTAGTAGTGTACAAGATCAGCTTAAGCAGTAGCGATAAGTAATGCTTCGTTTTCTTGAACCAGAAAAATAAACTCGAGCGCAATTATAAAGCAATTTATTTTGCTGATGATACAGCTTGATTTTTTCTGCTTCAGCTTAATTAATCTAGACTGTTTCACAACATGATGACCGATCAAGCCGCTCAACCAATCAATCACATCTTAACAGCCCTACCAGAATCAGAATATCAGCGTATAGCTCCTCATCTGAAGCCCGTGAATCTAAGTAGCGGAGAAATTCTTTTAGAGCCTCACGTAAGTACCGAGAAAATTTACTTTCCGCTGCGAGCAATGATTTCATTGGTGTCGATTATGATCGATGGGTCAACCACTGAAATTGGTTTGATTGGCAATGAAGGTATGATTGGTTTGCCTGCCGTTTTGGGGGGTGGTTCTACCACTAGCCGTTCAATCGTACAGATTTCTGGTTCAGCACTAGAAGTATCCGCAGAAATTATTCGTCAAGAGTTTTTGCGTGGTGAAAAGCTGCAACAGTTATTGCTGCTGTATACCCAAGCGCTGCTAACTCAAGTTTCTCAAAGTGCTGCCTGCAATCGTCAACACAATATAGAAAAACGACTGGCTCGCTGGTTACTATCGGTTCATGACTGTATGTTACAAGATGAAATTTGCCTGACTCAAGAGTTTATTGCCAATATGCTGGGTACGCGTCGTTCAGGAGTTACAGTAGCAGCAGGTATCCTGCAACAAGCAGGTATGATTCGCTATAGTCGTGGTAAAATCATCATTCTCGAGCAAAAAAAATTGGAGAAAACAGCCTGCGAATGTTATCGATTGGTGCAAAACGAATTTATACGTTTGTTAGGTTCTCGCAGAGGATAGGTTGAGGGTCAAAGTGCAATATCGTACCGACATTGAGTAATATTAGTAGGTAAATTGAGAACAATCTGGATAAACTGTAGATAGATCGTAAAAAGCAATTAAAAATAAACTAGAAGAGTTAAAGTTTTGCATACTTGAAGGATCTTGCCCCTATTGCTTGTCCAGAAAAATTAAGTATTACGAATTTTTAGCTAATCAAAGATTTGGATTTGACTGTCACAGCTGCGGTTGGCAGGGTAAATTTTCTCTCAAAGAGCTGATGGGGTTTGCTAATCGTGGCATTTGAATTTTCGCGACGAGGAGTTGAAAACCTAGACAAGTTTGAGTACGTTTTAGTACAGACAATTTTGATAGTGATCTAAAGTATGTAGCGTATCTGGCGATCGCTGAAAAAAATAATTGCTGGGAAGTAAATTGCGAATGACTTGCTCTATAACACTCTTAAAATACTCGGAATGCTATCGATTGATTCTAAGTTTTCAATTTCTTTTAATGCTTTACGGAAGTTACCTTCTTGAACATTATGGGTGACGACAACAATCTCCGCTAAATCTTGGCGAAAACCGATTTGTACTACAGATTCCAAGCTAACGTTATGCTTGCCGAAGCTAGTTCCCAAATGACCAATTACTCCAGAGACATCTTGGCAAAGAAAACGAGCATAAAAACGGGAGTCTATCTCTGTAATGGGAGTAAGCTGTTTAAAATGCTCATGGGAACAACGTAGCATCGGGTCGAGTTTTTGCGAAGCGTTGCTGGTTTGTAAAATACCCACAATATTGATGATATCTGATACGACTGCGCTAGCCGTTGCTCCTTGACCCGCACCAGGCCCAAAAAACATTACTTGTCCCAGTGGTTCACCTTCAACCAGAATAGCGTTATAAACGTTGTTGACGTTGGCTAAGGGATGGTCTTTTGATACTAGAGTCGGATGAACTCTCACCTGAAGAGAATCATTGTTGGTGTTAGCTTTAGCGATCGCCAATAGCTTGATGACAAAACCCAAATCGTCAGCATAGCTAATATCGGTAGCGTTGATTTGGCGAATGCCTTCGCAGGAAATATCTTCTCGCTTAATCCTGCCGTTAAAAGCGATCGCAGCTAGGATAGCAATTTTATCAGCAGCATCATAACCATCTACATCGGCGCTGGGATCGGCTTCGGCATAGCCCAACTTTTGTGCTTGTGCCAGAACTTCATCAAAGTCTGCTCCTTCTTGCGTCATTTGGGTCAGAATATAGTTGGTTGTGCCGTTAATAATTCCAATGACGGTTTGAATTCGATTGACTCCTAAAGACTGCTTAAGCGGCTTAATTATGGGAATTCCGCCTCCAACTGCTGCTTCAAGTAAAACGTATACTCCTGCTTGATTAGCTGCGGTAAAAATCTCCTCACCATGACGGGCAATTACAGCTTTATTGGCCGTAACAATATGTTTACCGTGGTCTATTGCCTTGAGAATCAGCGATCGCGAAGGTTCGAGTCCGCCTAATAATTCCACGACCAGATCGATTTCAGGATCGCTGACAACTGATTCTAAATCGGTGGTTAACACTCCTGATGGTAGTTCGGGCGATCGCGGTTTATCGAGCGATCGTACCCCGACTTTGGCTATGACAATTTCTCGCAGCAGATTATTGCGTCCCGCAGGATCTAATAAAATCTTTGCTGTCCCTGTTCCAACCGTACCGTATCCTAACAAACCAATCTTGAAAGCCACAATTTATATCCTGACTGTAACCTCATCAAGTGAGAGCCAATCCGTGTAATTTTTCAATACAAGATTTTGCTCACCTTATCTAGATTAACGGCAATAGGTTATATTGGTGAAACTTTTTCTCTCTGCTGCCTCTTTACCTCCCCGTAATTTTAATTTGATAATTATTGCTAGTATTAACTTGATAAGAACCAACCCAGACTTGATATAATCCTTGCTGCCATTGCCCCTCAATCATGGGATTGGCAGTGCCAGCATCATCATTACACCAAACACCATCAGGACCTTTAACTAATATAGTTGTGTCTGCTGGGCTGGCGACTTCTAAGCGCATAAATTCTAAAAAAGATTCTAGTTTCAATAAATGATTTGCTTGAGAGCGAACATAGCCATTACAGTAGCCAGTGGCGGTATTTTCAGTTTGAGTAATTTCTGTTGCCCTAACTGTTCCTCCACTAGTTCCTTTAATAATTAAAGGCTGGCTAATAATATTTTGATTGATTGCAATACCATTTGCAGCTTGAGCTAAAACTGGATAGCTGCTGAGACTACAGACTATTACTAGTAATAAGCCATAGGTTTTTTTGAATATTAAACTATATCTAAATATTGATAAATATACTGGTTTTATGGCAGCTTGCAACACTTAATTTCTTGCCTAATATAAATTAAATAATATGCTTTTATAAGACACGGTTTTAAGTTATTTTGTTCCAATATATATAAATAGAAGGTATGAAAAATTTGCTTCAATTATTAATCGCGAGCAAGAAAAAGACCTCGCAGCAACAGAGGTCTTTTGATTTTTGGCTGTGTAGCAATAGTAATTAATGTCTTAATCTTAATCGGCAATTTTGTTTAAAGTCCGCTGTAAACGAGTTTTATCTACGCCTAGTTGATTAAGCAGCAGCCAAGTTTGAGTTAAGTCTGGGCCATGTAATTCACCTGTCAAGCCAGCCCGCAGCGATCGCATTACCAAGCCTTTTTTGACTTTTTGCTTTTTTGTCACCTGCTTAATCATCGCTTGAGTATCTGATTCGGTCAGATTAGTACCATTCAAACCAGCGATTATTTCGGAAATTACCGTCGTTACAACTTCTTGCTGTAGTAATTCCATTGCTTCTTCACTGTAATTAACCGAATCAACAAAAAACACGCTGGTTTCTTTAATTACATCGGTCAGACGGTTAAGGGTGGGTGCAGTTAATACCGTCAGGCTTTCTAGCCAGGATCGATCTATCTTGTCTAAGCTGTAGCCAGCTTCTTGCCAATAGGGAATTAACAAATCGGTTAATTTATCGGCAGGCATTTGATGAAGATATTGACTATTGATCCAATCTAATTTGTCCCAGTCAAATTTTGCCCCAGCTTTATTAACCCTGGCTAAATCAAATTCTTGGGCTGCTTCTAAGAGAGTAAATATCTCTTTAGTCGAGTCAGGAAAAGTCCAGCCTAGCAAGGTCATGTAGTTAACTAACGCTTCAGGCAAAAAGCCCATTTTACGAAAATCATCAATGGATGTTACCCCATCTCGCTTAGATAGTTTGCGTCCATCTTGATTAAGAATTAGAGGACTATGGGCAAAAATAGGAATTTCAGCACCCAAAGCTTCATAAAGCAAAATTTGTTTAGCGGTATTAGCAATATG
It encodes:
- a CDS encoding Crp/Fnr family transcriptional regulator — encoded protein: MMTDQAAQPINHILTALPESEYQRIAPHLKPVNLSSGEILLEPHVSTEKIYFPLRAMISLVSIMIDGSTTEIGLIGNEGMIGLPAVLGGGSTTSRSIVQISGSALEVSAEIIRQEFLRGEKLQQLLLLYTQALLTQVSQSAACNRQHNIEKRLARWLLSVHDCMLQDEICLTQEFIANMLGTRRSGVTVAAGILQQAGMIRYSRGKIIILEQKKLEKTACECYRLVQNEFIRLLGSRRG
- a CDS encoding Crp/Fnr family transcriptional regulator, producing the protein MSIVSTYQRLSPHLEEISLTSGQVVHQSCETITEVYFPQSAIFSSIIVMSDESTTEICSVSNEGMVGLAAILGNNSLTTNSVVQISGTALKLSADVIRKEFQKGEELQLQLLLYTQAYLAHISQIAACSSLHNIEQRLARLLLLIHDCLQQDTLPLTQKYISLMLKVRRASITDIAISFQSQKIIQYSRGKIIILNRFKLEAIACECYSKIKCEYERLPKSKLISKIKY
- a CDS encoding homoserine dehydrogenase, giving the protein MAFKIGLLGYGTVGTGTAKILLDPAGRNNLLREIVIAKVGVRSLDKPRSPELPSGVLTTDLESVVSDPEIDLVVELLGGLEPSRSLILKAIDHGKHIVTANKAVIARHGEEIFTAANQAGVYVLLEAAVGGGIPIIKPLKQSLGVNRIQTVIGIINGTTNYILTQMTQEGADFDEVLAQAQKLGYAEADPSADVDGYDAADKIAILAAIAFNGRIKREDISCEGIRQINATDISYADDLGFVIKLLAIAKANTNNDSLQVRVHPTLVSKDHPLANVNNVYNAILVEGEPLGQVMFFGPGAGQGATASAVVSDIINIVGILQTSNASQKLDPMLRCSHEHFKQLTPITEIDSRFYARFLCQDVSGVIGHLGTSFGKHNVSLESVVQIGFRQDLAEIVVVTHNVQEGNFRKALKEIENLESIDSIPSILRVL
- a CDS encoding zinc ribbon domain-containing protein; this encodes ANHKLAKAISDCGWGEFLRQLEYKAKWHDRKIGAIDRWFPSSKRCNPCGHVLDKLPLNIREWNCPSCKSLNLRDYNSSLNILAVGQTVFASGLSSDGDGSKTDLVNLG
- the gltX gene encoding glutamate--tRNA ligase → MSVRVRIAPSPTGNLHIGTARTAVFNWLFAHHHQGKFVLRIEDTDAARSRPEYTENIQSGLTWLGLNWDEGPFFQTQRLDQYQQAVQTLLDKGFAYPCYCTPEELEQMRETQKAKGQAPGYDNRHRNLTMEEKQAFDAEGRKPVIRFKIDSDRTIAWQDVIRDTVTWQGGDLGGDMVIARTADTNDHSYGQALYNLAVVVDDIDMQISHVIRGEDHIANTAKQILLYEALGAEIPIFAHSPLILNQDGRKLSKRDGVTSIDDFRKMGFLPEALVNYMTLLGWTFPDSTKEIFTLLEAAQEFDLARVNKAGAKFDWDKLDWINSQYLHQMPADKLTDLLIPYWQEAGYSLDKIDRSWLESLTVLTAPTLNRLTDVIKETSVFFVDSVNYSEEAMELLQQEVVTTVISEIIAGLNGTNLTESDTQAMIKQVTKKQKVKKGLVMRSLRAGLTGELHGPDLTQTWLLLNQLGVDKTRLQRTLNKIAD